One segment of Solanum stenotomum isolate F172 chromosome 1, ASM1918654v1, whole genome shotgun sequence DNA contains the following:
- the LOC125850168 gene encoding methyl jasmonate esterase 1-like, whose product MEFMTSFPADEKVVVVGHSLGGLLISKAMETFPEKISVAVFLSAIMPGPNINTLNVIIPHLDNRITYDNGPTNPPTTVILGPKFLAANVYHLSSIKDLALATTLVRPFYLYPLEDVAKEIVLSREKYGSVRRVFIVVAENKGLKKDFQQLLIEKNPPDEVEEIEGSDHMTMMSNPQQLFTTLLGIANKYT is encoded by the exons ATGGAGTTCATGACTTCATTTCCTGCTGATGAAAAAGTAGTTGTTGTAGGCCATAGCCTTGGTGGACTCCTCATTTCTAAAGCCATGGAAACCTTCCCAGAAAAGATTTCAGTTGCTGTATTTCTTAGTGCTATTATGCCTGGTCCAAATATCAAT ACACTCAATGTAATAATACCTCACCTTGATAATCGCATTACATATGACAATGGACCTACGAATCCTCCAACCACTGTCATCCTAGGTCCCAAGTTCTTGGCTGCTAATGTTTACCATCTGAGCTCAATTAAG GATTTGGCGTTGGCCACTACACTAGTAAGGCCATTTTATTTATACCCTTTGGAAGATGTTGCTAAGGAGATAGTTCTTTCGAGGGAAAAGTATGGATCAGTTAGACGAGTGTTCATTGTGGTTGCTGAAAATAAAGGTCTGAAGAAGGACTTTCAACAGTTATTGATTGAAAAGAATCCACCTGATGAAGTGGAAGAGATCGAGGGCTCTGACCACATGACCATGATGTCTAATCCCCAACAACTTTTTACTACTCTTCTGGGCATTGCCAACAAGTATACCTAA
- the LOC125867991 gene encoding methyl jasmonate esterase 1-like, whose product MEKSKFLTSLVILILVLPYANATLPGPKAKKHFVLVHRGSHGAWCWYKIVALMRFSGHNVTAIDLAASGINPKQALEVPHLSDYFSPLMKFMVSLPAHEKVVLVGHEFGGFAISKAMESFPENISVAVFVTALMPGQTLNATTIYTKLLAFTGVLSAFDNRVTYDNGPTNPPTTLSYGPKYLATKFYNKSPIQDFMLAITVLRPIYIYSVEDVSKEIVVSSRRYGSVKRVFIVAAEDNLLNKEFQKWMIEKNSPDDVEEIQGSDHMIMMSKPQQLFTTLLSIANKYT is encoded by the exons ATGGAGAAAAGCAAGTTTCTGACAAGTCTAGTAATTCTAATACTTGTGTTGCCATATGCAAATGCAACCTTGCCAGGGCCTAAAGCTAAGAAGCACTTCGTGTTGGTTCATAGGGGAAGCCATGGAGCCTGGTGCTGGTATAAGATTGTGGCATTGATGAGATTTTCAGGGCATAATGTCACAGCTATTGACTTGGCGGCTTCAGGTATCAACCCCAAGCAGGCCCTTGAAGTCCCACATTTGTCCGATTACTTTAGTCCCCTAATGAAGTTCATGGTTTCACTTCCTGCACATGAAAAAGTGGTCCTTGTAGGCCATGAATTTGGTGGCTTTGCCATTTCTAAAGCCATGGAAAgctttccggaaaatatttcaGTTGCTGTATTTGTCACTGCTCTAATGCCTGGTCAAACTCTCAATGCAACCACCATCTACACCAAG CTCTTGGCATTCACTGGTGTATTATCTGCATTTGATAATCGTGTTACTTATGATAATGGACCTACCAATCCTCCAACAACCTTGAGTTATGGTCCCAAGTACTTGGCAACTAAGTTTTACAATAAGAGTCCAATTCAG GATTTCATGCTGGCCATTACAGTCTTAAggccgatatacatatacagtgTGGAAGATGTTTCTAAGGAGATAGTTGTGTCAAGCAGAAGGTATGGATCAGTTAAGCGAGTATTCATTGTTGCTGCTGAAGATAACCTTTTGAACAAGGAATTTCAAAAGTGGATGATTGAAAAGAATTCACCAGATGACGTGGAAGAGATCCAAGGCTCTGACCACATGATCATGATGTCTAAGCCCCAACAACTTTTTACTACACTTTTGAGCATAGCTAACAAGTATACCTAA